The following nucleotide sequence is from Archocentrus centrarchus isolate MPI-CPG fArcCen1 chromosome 6, fArcCen1, whole genome shotgun sequence.
GGGGATCTGCTGAACCAGAGCCGGGACCAGAGGGTCCAACAGCCGGCAGGAGCTCCTCCTCCTGAAGGGGTTCTCCCTCCCCTCCCCGTGGACCTGGAgacaaaatcagaaaaaaaggctAGCTTTTATTGGCTTCTTCTGTTTGTCATGCAGGGTTTAGAGTCCCATAGGTGTTTTCATCATATTTCATTATGTCTCTTCCACTCTGTAAAGCACTAACTCTGAAAGGTACCCTATCCGGCCTCTAAGTCCgacgtcatttccgggtccaaatgttcctgaataaacagcaatggcataacaaATGACTGTTTACTGTTAAAGTTGATTGTAACATActttatcaactgcagccatttcctctCTCTTTGTCATCGGTAAAattacagctgagtgtgttcTCCTCGAGTCGGatcggttaaaacaaccagggaaaCAGCATTGCGacatattgatcacgtgacagtttggacccggaaaaggaattctacgtcatcacttaacaaccggatGAATAAACTTGCGTTGTCCTGTGGTAATACAGAGCTCTCACTGAGATGACTCATTACAGTCAATGTTATGtatgaaagtctgcactttgatAGCACCTTTGATGGTTTTGCTTTACAGAGTAAAAAAGCACTGAGGCCGTATCACAGAAACtccagctgattctgagggaaCGGTTTTTATGTTACGTGCAGTAATGCAGGCCTAATGACTACAACTCATTCTGGAAATCGTACCATCTGAGCGATGAGCTGCGAGGCGTCGGTCTGTTCGCCGACGGGCAGCAGAGACAGGCCGAGGTCAAACACCACAAACCTCTGCACAGCGGGGAAGTACTGCTCGCTGAGTCTGGTCTTCTCCACCAACACCACCTCCTGGAAGCTGCTTCCAGCctggaaaagacaaaaacaggaggAGCACCCCCGATGTCTAACTGAACATCATCGAGAAGCTTCCAGGATTTCCCCCTCATCAAACTTACATTCCTGTATCGAACCAGCTTCCTCTTGTAGCTGCTTCCTGCGATGATGTCACACTCAGAGACGTAGAGGACACTGGTTTTGTTGGGCAGGAGGAAATCTGCCACTCTGAGCTCATTCTCAAAGATGATCTGCACACCTCCACCTGCAGCAGAAGCCTTTTCATGAACTTCTTCAcaaagttttcagtgtttcaaagGATTTTTTTGGAGCTAAGAGAGATTCGTGTGGAGTATCAGAGGCTCTAAGTTAACAAAAAGTCCTTCTAGATATGAGTCCTTGCACTCTGAccataaaatatatttctgtgATGACGTTTGAGGCATTTTCAGATGTGAGAACTGTTTAACTTTTCTGCCGCTGACGTTTTGCCCCTTTTGATGTGTACCCTCCTGTTTTTACCTCCTCGGACTTTCTCCAGATGTCAGCTATGGATTTTTTATTGACATAATCTATAATATTAGtc
It contains:
- the faap24 gene encoding Fanconi anemia core complex-associated protein 24, whose product is MHAAAPVLLSAAPPHGHVICSEKWRNSPLVQSLKGGGVQIIFENELRVADFLLPNKTSVLYVSECDIIAGSSYKRKLVRYRNAGSSFQEVVLVEKTRLSEQYFPAVQRFVVFDLGLSLLPVGEQTDASQLIAQMVHGEGRENPFRRRSSCRLLDPLVPALVQQIPGVGKVKALVLLRHFSSVQQLCNASPAELESIVGQASAQQIHSFFHKQTAGT